The following coding sequences lie in one Alloacidobacterium dinghuense genomic window:
- a CDS encoding ABC transporter permease, producing MNKLQLSSLYQLTMVRFLLFLREPEAIFWIFIFPILLAVGLGIAFRNRPADVLQVGATTTLLTQALNADKGLTAKIMNQAEGTQELATGNILLLAIQTPDGVTYKYDDTNPDARTARLVADRAVQSAAGRHEAVHAENQLVHETGARYIDFVVPGLLGMNLMGSAIWGLGFSVVEARQKKLLKRLVASPMPRWQYLAAYLLSRLVMLVIEVVAFLGFARLVFGVPFRGSMWQLAFLCILTSLSFSALGLLIASRARTMEAASGLMNLVMLPMWILSGVFFSASRFPAVIQPVVRALPLTAAIDALRGNMLQGIGLAQLMAPVAILLTWLVLPFVVALRIFRWR from the coding sequence ATGAATAAGTTGCAGCTGAGCAGCCTCTATCAATTAACGATGGTCCGCTTCCTGCTCTTCCTGCGCGAGCCCGAAGCCATCTTCTGGATCTTCATCTTTCCCATATTGCTCGCAGTGGGGCTCGGCATAGCTTTTCGCAACCGCCCCGCAGACGTGCTGCAAGTCGGCGCGACAACAACGCTGCTGACGCAGGCACTCAACGCCGACAAGGGCCTCACCGCGAAAATAATGAATCAGGCCGAGGGCACGCAGGAACTGGCGACAGGCAATATCCTGCTGCTCGCCATTCAAACGCCCGACGGCGTGACCTATAAATACGACGACACCAATCCGGATGCGCGCACAGCACGCCTGGTCGCCGACCGCGCCGTCCAATCCGCAGCCGGCAGGCATGAGGCCGTGCACGCCGAGAATCAGCTGGTGCACGAAACAGGCGCGCGCTATATCGACTTTGTCGTACCCGGTCTCTTGGGAATGAACCTGATGGGGTCAGCAATCTGGGGCCTGGGCTTTTCCGTCGTCGAAGCGAGGCAGAAGAAGCTTCTCAAAAGACTGGTGGCCTCGCCCATGCCGCGCTGGCAGTACCTGGCGGCCTACCTCCTGTCGCGTCTCGTGATGCTGGTCATCGAGGTCGTCGCGTTTCTGGGCTTTGCGCGGCTGGTCTTTGGAGTGCCGTTTCGCGGATCGATGTGGCAATTGGCATTCTTGTGCATTCTCACCTCGCTCTCGTTTTCCGCGCTGGGATTGTTGATCGCGTCGCGAGCCAGAACCATGGAAGCAGCGTCAGGATTGATGAATCTGGTCATGCTTCCCATGTGGATTCTTTCCGGCGTCTTCTTCTCCGCATCGCGCTTTCCGGCTGTCATTCAGCCGGTCGTGCGCGCCCTTCCGTTGACTGCTGCCATCGACGCGCTCCGCGGAAATATGTTGCAAGGCATAGGCCTGGCGCAGCTCATGGCCCCTGTCGCAATTCTCCTTACATGGCTTGTCTTGCCGTTTGTCGTAGCCCTGCGCATCTTCCGCTGGAGATAA
- a CDS encoding ABC transporter ATP-binding protein, which yields MSLLLRGVRKAFADVVAVDGLDLEVKRGECFGLLGPNGAGKTTTIEICEGLTAPDAGTIELLGLTWAKSANELRQRIGIQLQETQFPEKLTVEETLRLFRSFFHRGISVDESIRTAQLEEKRSSRVGGLSGGQKQRLAMACALVGDPELLFLDEPTTGLDPQARRHLWDLVDQLKQAGRTIILTTHYMDEAERLCDRVAIMDHGRIIALGTPPQLIASIGGEHIVEFAITSHDAARVVDVTVLTAIAGVQSHRVDAGQHQLTVRDLHSTVPHIFAALHNQGLHLSDFRTHSATLEDVFVGLTGRNLRDE from the coding sequence ATGTCCCTTCTGCTACGCGGAGTGCGAAAGGCATTCGCAGACGTGGTTGCCGTCGATGGTCTCGACCTCGAAGTAAAGCGAGGAGAGTGCTTCGGTCTGCTGGGACCGAACGGTGCAGGAAAGACAACGACCATCGAAATCTGCGAAGGCCTCACAGCGCCCGATGCCGGAACCATCGAACTGCTCGGACTGACGTGGGCGAAGTCAGCCAACGAACTACGCCAGCGCATCGGCATACAGCTGCAGGAAACGCAATTCCCCGAAAAATTAACGGTAGAAGAAACTCTGCGACTCTTCCGCAGTTTCTTCCACCGTGGCATCTCAGTCGACGAATCCATCCGCACAGCGCAGCTCGAAGAGAAGCGCAGCTCACGCGTCGGCGGACTCTCCGGCGGTCAAAAGCAACGTCTCGCCATGGCCTGTGCGCTGGTTGGCGATCCCGAGCTGCTCTTTCTCGATGAGCCGACAACGGGCCTCGATCCGCAGGCGCGGCGTCATCTATGGGATCTGGTCGATCAGCTCAAGCAGGCAGGGCGTACCATCATCCTCACCACCCACTATATGGATGAGGCCGAGCGCCTCTGCGACCGCGTCGCCATCATGGACCACGGGCGCATCATCGCGCTCGGGACTCCGCCGCAGCTGATTGCTTCCATCGGCGGCGAGCATATCGTGGAGTTCGCCATTACGAGTCATGATGCGGCACGCGTTGTCGATGTGACGGTGCTGACCGCCATAGCCGGTGTGCAATCGCATCGCGTCGATGCAGGACAGCATCAGCTCACCGTTCGCGATCTGCATTCGACCGTGCCGCACATCTTTGCCGCGCTGCACAATCAGGGACTGCACCTGAGCGATTTCCGCACCCACTCCGCAACGCTTGAAGATGTCTTTGTCGGCCTCACAGGGAGGAATCTGCGCGATGAATAA
- a CDS encoding amidase — protein MRSVSEIPSSIRGLREQYRTHQASPRKVVELALKRANSNASHNVYLARDDDWTRNELEQLLAQDPGDSEAFEKQPLWGVPVSLKDCFDLEGYITTCGSRFLGASRTPASADSSVASRLKRAGAIITGKTHLHQLAYGITGENRDFGNCLQPAHARLLTGGSSSGAAASVQEGSAMAAIGTDTGGSIRVPAALCGLAGYRCSITLSTANEFEIWRGGDHLALSFDTIGWLYRDLGDGPLLGAALFGLLHAKAPDPQGLRIGMPNASFLHDCEEEVLAALEHWASLLRSRGAQVVPFDAGIWREAMDLYAPLQANEAAALHPEPRDGFEPVIAERLRWGGSLSASELAEFRRRLTSFCQTSEQKLKDIDFVLLPCSPTAELRADENQSATRLQILRYTTPVSLLGWPAVTLPGRRGGPQLVGKLDADAELLALSAALPH, from the coding sequence ATGCGATCGGTCTCTGAAATCCCGTCGTCCATTCGCGGTCTGCGCGAGCAATACCGCACACACCAAGCGAGCCCTCGCAAAGTGGTCGAGTTGGCTCTCAAGCGAGCCAACTCAAATGCCAGCCACAACGTGTATCTCGCTCGCGATGACGACTGGACCCGAAATGAGTTAGAACAACTGCTGGCACAAGATCCCGGAGACTCCGAAGCATTTGAGAAACAGCCTCTTTGGGGTGTGCCGGTTTCCCTGAAAGACTGCTTCGACCTCGAAGGGTATATAACGACCTGCGGATCGCGATTCCTCGGCGCATCGCGCACGCCGGCGTCGGCTGACTCGTCCGTCGCCTCAAGGCTAAAGCGCGCCGGTGCAATCATCACCGGCAAGACCCATCTTCATCAGCTTGCATACGGCATCACTGGAGAAAACCGGGACTTCGGCAACTGTCTTCAGCCAGCCCACGCACGGCTGCTGACCGGCGGCTCATCCAGTGGAGCCGCCGCAAGCGTGCAGGAGGGCTCGGCGATGGCAGCGATCGGAACAGATACCGGAGGCTCGATACGCGTTCCTGCCGCTCTATGCGGGCTTGCCGGATACCGCTGCTCGATCACCCTGAGCACAGCCAATGAATTCGAGATCTGGCGCGGCGGCGATCATCTTGCACTGAGCTTCGACACCATCGGCTGGCTCTACCGCGATCTTGGCGACGGGCCGTTACTGGGTGCAGCTTTGTTCGGCCTTTTGCATGCAAAAGCGCCCGATCCGCAAGGCCTACGCATCGGAATGCCGAACGCTTCATTTTTGCACGACTGCGAAGAAGAAGTGCTCGCAGCTCTCGAACATTGGGCGTCGCTGCTGCGAAGTCGAGGCGCACAGGTTGTGCCGTTCGATGCAGGCATCTGGCGCGAAGCGATGGATCTATATGCACCGTTGCAGGCAAACGAAGCGGCGGCATTACACCCAGAACCCCGCGACGGTTTCGAGCCGGTGATCGCAGAACGCCTCCGGTGGGGAGGGTCCCTTTCAGCGAGTGAACTTGCAGAATTTCGCAGGAGACTCACATCCTTCTGTCAGACAAGCGAACAGAAACTTAAAGACATCGATTTCGTCTTATTGCCATGCTCCCCGACCGCGGAGTTGCGGGCCGATGAGAATCAGTCCGCAACGCGGCTGCAAATTCTGCGTTACACCACGCCCGTGAGCTTGTTGGGATGGCCTGCGGTCACGCTTCCTGGCCGTCGCGGAGGCCCGCAGCTTGTCGGCAAGCTGGATGCAGACGCAGAACTTCTGGCTCTAAGCGCAGCGCTCCCCCACTAA